Proteins found in one Plasmodium malariae genome assembly, chromosome: 13 genomic segment:
- the HOP gene encoding Hsp70/Hsp90 organizing protein, putative, whose protein sequence is MVNKEEAQRLKELGNKCFQEGKFEESINHFTSAIKNDPEDHVLYSNLSGAFSSLGRFYEALENANKCIRLKKDWPKGYIRKGCAEHGLRQLDNSEKTYLEGLKLDPNNNSLKDGLEKVRRDKLMENMEYINHINTIIENDENLKSYKEENANYPNELLNTIKTINSNPMNIRLILSSCNKKICEGVEKFFGIRFNDDSAYEAEREKQRKKEEEEKERKRKEEEEKLKNRTPEEILGEEHKLKGNEFYKQKKFEEALNEYNEAIKANPNEIMYHYNIAAVYMEMKNYEKSIETCIYAIENRYNFKADFSQVAKVYNRLAISYAYMKNYDKAIEAYRKSLVEDNNRATRNALKELERKKEKEEREAYIDPIKAEEHKNKGNEYFKNNDFPNAKKEYDEAIRRNPNDAKLYSNRAAALTKLIEYPSALEDVMKAIELDPNFVKAYSRKGNLHFFMKDYYKALQAYNKGLELDPNNKECLEGYQRCAYKIDEMSKSEKVDEEQFKKSMSDPEIQQIISDPQFQIILQRLNENPNSISEYIKDPKIFNGLQKLIAAGILKVR, encoded by the coding sequence ATGGTGAATAAAGAAGAAGCGCAACGATTAAAAGAATTAGGCAATAAATGCTTTCAAGAAGGGAAATTTGAAGAGTCGATAAATCATTTCACCAGTGCTATTAAGAATGATCCGGAAGATCATGTGCTATATTCAAACTTGTCAGGTGCCTTCTCAAGTTTAGGAAGATTTTATGAAGCTTTAGAAAATgcaaataaatgtatacgaTTGAAAAAGGATTGGCCGAAGGGATATATTAGAAAGGGTTGTGCAGAACATGGTTTAAGGCAGCTTGACAATTCAGAAAAAACTTATTTAGAAGGATTAAAATTAGACCCTAATAATAACTCACTAAAAGATGGTTTAGAAAAAGTAAGAAGAGATAAATTAATGGAAAATATGGAATACATTAACCATATAAATACTATCAtagaaaatgatgaaaatttaaaatcatataaagaagaaaatgcaAATTATCCTAATGAACttttaaatacaataaaaactATTAATAGTAATCCAATGAATATTCGTTTAATACTTTCCtcatgtaataaaaaaatatgcgaAGGGGTAGAGAAATTTTTCGGTATAAGATTTAATGACGATTCTGCGTATGAAGcagaaagagaaaaacaaaggaaaaaagaagaggaagaaaaagaaagaaaaagaaaagaagaagaagagaaattaaaaaacagaaCCCCAGAAGAAATACTTGGTGAAGAACACAAATTGAAGGgaaatgaattttataaacaaaaaaaatttgaagagGCTTTGAATGAATATAATGAAGCTATTAAAGCTAACCCTAATGAAATTATGTACCATTATAATATAGCAGCTGTATATatggaaatgaaaaattatgaaaaatcaATTGAAACATGTATTTATGCAATTGAAAATAGATATAATTTTAAGGCTGATTTTTCCCAGGTAGCGAAAGTATATAATCGATTAGCTATTAGCTATGcctatatgaaaaattacgATAAAGCAATTGAAGCGTATCGAAAATCATTAGTAGAAGATAATAATAGAGCAACTAGAAATGCTTTGAAGGAATTggagagaaaaaaagaaaaagaagaaagagAGGCATATATAGATCCAATTAAAGCAGAAGAACATAAAAACAAAGgtaatgaatattttaaaaataatgattttcCAAATGCTAAAAAAGAATACGATGAAGCCATTAGAAGAAATCCCAATGATGCCAAATTATATTCTAACAGAGCAGCAGCATTAACTAAATTAATAGAATATCCATCAGCCTTAGAAGATGTGATGAAAGCTATAGAATTAGACCCAAATTTTGTTAAGGCATATAGTAGAAAAGGAAACCTACATTTTTTCATGAAGGATTATTATAAAGCTTTACAAGCTTATAATAAAGGATTAGAATTAGATcctaataataaagaatgtTTGGAAGGATATCAAAGGTGTGCATACAAAATTGATGAAATGTCCAAATCAGAAAAAGTAGATGAAGAACAATTCAAAAAATCCATGTCCGACCCAGAAATTCAACAAATTATATCAGATCCACaatttcaaataattttacaaagaTTAAATGAAAACCCTAATTCTATTTcggaatatataaaagatcctaaaatttttaatggaTTACAAAAGTTGATTGCTGCGGGGATATTGAAAGTTAGGTAG
- the PmUG01_13025900 gene encoding conserved Plasmodium protein, unknown function: MLILKMKLNLLILNYLIFGNKISESNCAKCNLKGVQNRIIPHSEGVQRFHEIGVSEQAIKKLKEMKKLELEILKDFIKKDTDNVEMYKKFHCIASDFVSYDKKEAIEPPNNVTNKNNKQNEPISNDKPKKSESFIDKITSFVGIFNYNNMNKIYSDQIKSMQQDKKQNTANDDLYNNNSNGNYNENNNEGMEIAKNQNTNSYMQLNSFISLKENMFLGGKDNSSEHYEVGNLGSFYMIFGARNTDYPWACTCDPLQLIEYKEKKREYVLCSNQVDMSIQNADLFCNPKNASYFLYLSYIFTFLIIIVHF; this comes from the exons AtgttaattttgaaaatgaaattaaatcTTTTAATATTGAATTACTTAATTTTTGGTAACAAAATAAGTGAAAGCAATTGCGCAAAAT GTAATTTAAAAGGTGTTCAGAACAGGATTATACCTCATAGTGAAGGTGTACAACGATTTC ACGAAATTGGTGTTTCTGAGcaagcaataaaaaaattaaaggaaatgaaaaaattagaattagaaattttaaaggactttataaaaaaagacacTGATAATGTGGAgatgtataaaaaattccACTGCATAGCAAGTGATTTTGTTTCTTACGACAAAAAGGAGGCAATTG AACCCCCAAATAatgtaacaaataaaaacaataaacaGAATGAACCTATTTCGAATGATAAACCTAAAAAATCTGAAAGTTTTATAGATAAAATAACCTCATTCGTAGGAATTTTtaactataataatatgaacaaaatatattcagACCAAATTAAGAGCATGCAACAagataaaaaacaaaatacgGCAAACGACgatttgtataataataatagtaatggtAATTATAATGAGAATAATAATGAAGGAATGGAAATAGCAAAAAATCAAAACACCAATTCTTATATGCAATtgaattcttttatttcattaaaagaaaatatgtttCTAGGCGGAAAAGATAATTCTAGTGAACATTACGAAGTTGGAAATTTGGGATCGTTTTACATGATTTTTGGTGCTCGTAACACAGATTATCCTTGGGCTTGTACATGTGATCCTCTTCAACTAATagaatataaagaaaaaaaaagagaatatgTTTTATGTAGCAACCAAGTAGATATGTCTATACAAAATGCAGATTTATTCTGTAATCCGAAAAACGcttcttattttctttatttgtcttatatttttacttttcttattataattgttcatttttaa